GCCACATGCGTGAACACCTGATGGGCACGGCCGGACAAGCGTCGCAGCATTCCTAAGGCATGCGCTCGGTCACGCGGTTTTCCTAAGGACTCGCCGTCGAGCACTACTGCTGTATCGGCCGCCAGCAGCGGCACCGAAGGGCCGGCTTGCTCATGAATCAGGCGCGACGCAGCTGCCTCAAGCTTCATCCCCGTCACCCGCCTGACGTAATCCACCGGTGCCTCGCCAGGCCGCACCGATTCATCGACGTCGACCGGGTATTGCCGGGTACGCAGGCCCAACTGGGCCAGCAGCGTAGCGCGGCGCGGCGACGCCGACGCCAGCCACACCTCGAATC
This DNA window, taken from Pseudomonadota bacterium, encodes the following:
- a CDS encoding nucleoside triphosphate pyrophosphatase — encoded protein: MAPTHAEDVGFEVWLASASPRRATLLAQLGLRTRQYPVDVDESVRPGEAPVDYVRRVTGMKLEAAASRLIHEQAGPSVPLLAADTAVVLDGESLGKPRDRAHALGMLRRLSGRAHQVFTHVAVGDRAGAVHQATSVTDVRFRPLDDGELARYWEGGEPHGKAGAYAIQGLGAAFIERIDGSYSGVMGLPLFETVKLLAAVGVHVV